Proteins found in one Bacillota bacterium genomic segment:
- a CDS encoding type II toxin-antitoxin system RelE/ParE family toxin, which produces MSSVDKWYRVIISERAGEMLVQHAHFLAQVSTQVADKLRVDVIEAAKSLRDFPEQGSRLTDPALPANKYRKLLVDKRYLLIYQVKDDTVYIEYIVDCRQDYAWLI; this is translated from the coding sequence GTGAGCAGCGTGGATAAATGGTACCGTGTCATTATCTCGGAAAGAGCGGGAGAGATGCTCGTGCAGCACGCCCACTTTTTAGCACAGGTCAGCACCCAAGTGGCGGACAAGCTAAGGGTAGATGTAATCGAGGCTGCAAAATCCCTGCGGGATTTTCCGGAGCAGGGTTCCCGGCTTACCGATCCGGCATTGCCCGCAAATAAATATAGAAAACTGCTTGTGGATAAGCGATATTTACTCATTTATCAAGTCAAGGATGATACAGTGTACATCGAATACATTGTGGATTGCCGTCAGGATTATGCCTGGCTGATATAA
- a CDS encoding prevent-host-death protein: MNIKPSAAIRKNYNEISTLCKTTKEPVFLTKNGEGDLVVMDIATFSRRESMLRLREQLVAVEEDRLMGKKGFSIGEVDEMMKKAIMEAAGEQRG; encoded by the coding sequence ATGAACATAAAGCCGTCGGCGGCAATTCGCAAGAACTACAACGAGATCTCCACGCTCTGCAAGACCACCAAAGAGCCTGTTTTCCTAACAAAAAACGGCGAGGGCGATTTAGTGGTCATGGATATCGCCACGTTTTCCCGGCGGGAAAGCATGCTGAGGCTGCGGGAACAGCTTGTGGCGGTCGAGGAGGACCGGTTGATGGGTAAAAAGGGATTTTCAATCGGCGAAGTGGATGAAATGATGAAAAAAGCCATTATGGAGGCTGCCGGTGAGCAGCGTGGATAA
- a CDS encoding helix-turn-helix domain-containing protein gives MQKPQPPSLPPLMTVREVSDYLRVSEPTIWRWIREGKLKGIKIGNTRRFSADEIASIIDMGRDEGSPLPQEVDTVAGGDPQAHAISPGSKPWPIQVKETLSIYGADSTTERELSPRELVAALRKRLREMRQERKARREPMTYTSEDALLELRGERS, from the coding sequence ATGCAAAAGCCTCAACCACCAAGCCTTCCGCCATTAATGACGGTCCGGGAGGTATCGGATTACCTCAGGGTCTCGGAGCCCACAATATGGCGATGGATTCGAGAGGGCAAGCTAAAAGGCATAAAGATAGGCAACACACGAAGGTTCTCCGCTGACGAGATTGCTTCTATTATCGACATGGGGCGAGATGAAGGGAGCCCGCTCCCCCAAGAAGTAGACACCGTCGCGGGAGGAGATCCTCAGGCCCATGCGATATCACCCGGAAGTAAGCCCTGGCCGATTCAGGTAAAGGAGACCTTGTCTATCTACGGTGCGGATTCCACAACAGAGAGGGAGCTTTCACCACGCGAGCTTGTTGCAGCATTAAGAAAAAGGTTGCGTGAGATGCGGCAAGAACGGAAGGCCCGGAGAGAACCCATGACATACACCTCCGAGGATGCGCTGTTGGAACTCAGAGGGGAGCGGTCGTAA